From Acidobacteriota bacterium, one genomic window encodes:
- a CDS encoding O-antigen ligase family protein — protein MTALTVSALLAWALFAFGGTYLWGAAATAAGAAMLLVVSRRAVRPAPDLRALNVLLLAALAVAAFQTVRLPSAVVRVLSPQREAFAAVTSLEGASGALPLSIAPADSFQALIVFGSAVAVFWSALGVFQFGGIRTVARSVAFLGLAAAVLGILQDASRTRLIYWWWPPLSEGPPGFGPFINRNHYAAWTVMALALSVGYLAARTHARDEMDRFRSFSARLRRRLDLRTVWLLLAIAAMILGAVLSLSRSGMAGGVAAIVAARMVVAVRRHPWRRWSWIGAASVLVLAIVWTGPSALMNRWQAVDIGQEGRSIIWRDTRPIVRDFWLTGTGVGTYGAAMTVYQRSDRDSVHFNQAHNHYLQVLVEGGVLLWALCAAAAFVFVRAARQRLHGDHTGMLWLRVGAAAGLAGLAVSSLWETAARMPANALLAAVAAAIVLHDAHAPRPSTPDHEDR, from the coding sequence GTGACGGCGCTGACGGTTTCAGCGCTGCTCGCGTGGGCGCTGTTCGCCTTCGGAGGGACCTACCTGTGGGGCGCAGCCGCGACCGCTGCGGGTGCGGCGATGCTCCTGGTGGTCTCCCGCCGCGCGGTGCGTCCCGCCCCCGACCTTCGCGCGCTGAACGTGTTGCTGCTCGCGGCGCTTGCCGTGGCCGCGTTCCAGACGGTGCGGCTGCCATCCGCCGTCGTACGCGTGCTCTCGCCGCAGCGCGAAGCGTTTGCCGCCGTCACCTCGCTCGAAGGCGCGAGCGGCGCGCTTCCCCTCTCGATCGCACCGGCGGACTCGTTTCAGGCGCTGATCGTGTTCGGCAGCGCGGTGGCCGTGTTCTGGTCGGCGCTGGGCGTGTTCCAGTTCGGCGGCATCAGGACGGTCGCGCGCAGCGTCGCGTTCCTCGGCCTCGCCGCCGCCGTGCTGGGCATCCTGCAGGACGCCTCGCGAACGCGCCTGATCTACTGGTGGTGGCCGCCGCTCTCTGAAGGCCCTCCCGGGTTTGGTCCCTTCATCAATCGCAACCACTATGCGGCGTGGACGGTGATGGCGCTCGCGCTCTCGGTGGGATATCTTGCCGCGCGGACCCATGCCCGCGACGAGATGGACCGGTTCCGCTCGTTCAGCGCGCGGCTGCGGCGGCGACTCGACCTGCGCACGGTCTGGCTGCTGCTGGCGATCGCCGCCATGATCCTCGGAGCGGTTCTGAGCCTGTCGCGGTCGGGCATGGCGGGAGGCGTCGCGGCGATCGTCGCCGCCCGCATGGTGGTGGCGGTGCGGCGTCACCCGTGGCGGCGCTGGTCCTGGATTGGCGCGGCCAGTGTTCTGGTGCTGGCGATCGTCTGGACCGGCCCGTCTGCACTGATGAACCGCTGGCAGGCGGTGGACATCGGACAGGAAGGCCGTTCGATCATCTGGCGGGACACCCGGCCGATCGTGCGAGACTTCTGGCTGACCGGGACTGGAGTGGGCACGTACGGCGCAGCCATGACCGTCTACCAGCGGTCGGATAGAGACTCTGTGCATTTCAACCAGGCGCACAATCACTACCTGCAGGTGCTCGTCGAGGGAGGCGTGCTCCTGTGGGCGCTCTGCGCCGCCGCGGCCTTCGTGTTCGTCCGCGCGGCGCGGCAGCGGCTGCACGGCGACCACACGGGGATGCTGTGGCTCCGCGTCGGCGCTGCCGCGGGGCTGGCCGGGCTCGCCGTCAGCAGCCTCTGGGAGACGGCCGCGCGGATGCCAGCCAACGCCTTGCTCGCCGCCGTTGCAGCGGCCATCGTGCTCCACGACGCCCACGCACCCAGGCCGTCCACTCCTGACCACGAGGATCGATAG
- a CDS encoding nucleotidyltransferase family protein produces MVHLPAEMNFDEGALALEPVLSAMRNGVLTVSRVCRHREHAELHGLMPLLADAALRGDAAGDPAERAWLSRRLRDAVVRDELHRAEARRVLDALASAGVRTMVLKGEHVARAYYPAPHLRPRGDIDLLIHPQSRQRAVAALTRVGYGVLPHVRGDAILAQVQLTRTGPPGAAHQIDVHWHALNPHPFRSLLPFDEAWARSIPIDTLASGARGLCAADGLLLAATHLVVHHVCEANLIWLADVDRLARSLAPQEWHDFTSRARDGGACAIAREVLDAAARFFETPLPPPAVASLEEGARHEGITRHFAVPHSPARRLWLEVASIREWRTRMAVLSQHLVPDVAYMQDRYGVTGARLAWAYVRRAAGGARGWFRVPTRILPAASGGPARPGPAAD; encoded by the coding sequence GTGGTTCATCTGCCGGCCGAAATGAACTTCGACGAGGGCGCGCTCGCGCTCGAGCCCGTGCTGTCGGCCATGCGCAACGGCGTGCTGACGGTGTCGCGCGTCTGCCGGCATCGCGAACACGCGGAGCTGCACGGGCTCATGCCGCTGCTGGCCGACGCCGCGCTTCGTGGCGACGCGGCCGGCGATCCGGCAGAGCGGGCGTGGCTGTCCCGCCGCCTGAGGGACGCCGTCGTCCGCGACGAGCTGCATCGCGCCGAGGCGCGCCGCGTTCTTGACGCGCTGGCCTCCGCCGGGGTTCGCACGATGGTCCTCAAGGGGGAGCACGTCGCGAGGGCCTACTACCCGGCGCCGCATCTCCGGCCCCGGGGCGATATCGATCTGCTCATTCACCCGCAGTCGCGCCAGCGCGCGGTTGCCGCGCTCACGCGCGTGGGGTACGGCGTGCTGCCGCACGTGCGAGGGGACGCCATTCTCGCGCAGGTGCAATTGACGCGCACCGGCCCCCCTGGCGCGGCGCACCAGATCGACGTGCACTGGCACGCCCTCAACCCGCACCCGTTTCGATCGCTGCTGCCGTTCGACGAAGCGTGGGCGCGCAGCATCCCCATCGACACGCTCGCGAGCGGCGCGCGGGGGCTGTGCGCCGCCGACGGGCTGCTCCTGGCGGCCACCCACCTCGTGGTCCACCACGTGTGCGAAGCGAATCTCATCTGGCTCGCCGATGTGGATCGCCTCGCGCGGTCGCTGGCGCCGCAGGAATGGCACGACTTCACGTCGCGGGCGCGGGACGGCGGCGCCTGTGCGATCGCGCGTGAGGTGCTGGATGCCGCCGCCCGCTTCTTCGAGACGCCGCTGCCGCCGCCCGCCGTCGCCTCCCTGGAGGAGGGGGCCCGTCACGAGGGGATCACGCGGCACTTTGCGGTGCCGCACAGCCCCGCGCGGCGGCTCTGGCTCGAAGTGGCCTCGATTCGCGAATGGCGCACGCGCATGGCCGTTCTGTCTCAGCACCTGGTGCCCGACGTCGCCTACATGCAGGATCGCTACGGCGTGACGGGGGCGCGGCTGGCGTGGGCGTACGTGCGTCGCGCGGCCGGGGGCGCGCGCGGGTGGTTCCGGGTGCCTACGCGGATTCTTCCGGCGGCTTCGGGGGGTCCGGCACGGCCCGGTCCTGCCGCGGATTGA
- a CDS encoding methyltransferase domain-containing protein: protein MAWSHGSRFRLAQALVSPFAGARILDYGCGDGTFVAMVHDRFAQAIGTDVDAAQLADCASRFRSLTSVAFLPQSLVEADPRHAGAYDVVTCLEVLEHCVDPERVRVLDRLRRLVAPHGRVIISVPIETGLSLPAKQMARRVAGWRRIGDYRFTERYTWGELMRMTCAGSSASIPRPVYVSSGDSTTPYRYHGHKGFNWRTMAHEVAQTFDIQGCRYSPMPWLRAQLNSQVWFICRPK, encoded by the coding sequence GTGGCGTGGAGCCATGGCAGCCGCTTCCGCCTGGCGCAGGCGCTCGTGAGCCCCTTCGCCGGCGCCCGGATCCTCGATTACGGCTGCGGCGACGGCACGTTCGTGGCGATGGTGCACGATCGGTTCGCGCAGGCGATCGGCACCGATGTGGACGCGGCCCAACTCGCCGACTGCGCGTCCCGCTTCCGGAGCCTGACCTCCGTCGCCTTCCTTCCGCAGTCCCTCGTCGAGGCCGATCCGCGCCACGCCGGAGCGTACGACGTGGTCACCTGCCTCGAAGTCCTCGAACACTGCGTCGACCCGGAGCGCGTCCGAGTGCTCGATCGACTGCGGCGCCTCGTCGCGCCGCATGGACGGGTCATCATCAGCGTGCCCATCGAAACCGGCCTGTCCCTTCCTGCGAAGCAGATGGCGCGGCGAGTGGCCGGCTGGCGGCGCATCGGCGATTACCGTTTCACCGAGCGGTACACGTGGGGGGAACTGATGCGAATGACGTGTGCCGGATCCAGCGCATCGATCCCGCGGCCGGTCTACGTGTCGAGCGGCGACAGCACGACGCCGTACCGGTACCACGGGCACAAGGGCTTCAACTGGCGTACGATGGCGCACGAAGTGGCGCAGACCTTCGACATCCAGGGATGTCGGTACTCGCCGATGCCGTGGCTGCGTGCGCAGCTCAATAGCCAGGTGTGGTTCATCTGCCGGCCGAAATGA
- a CDS encoding NAD(P)/FAD-dependent oxidoreductase: MLDVFVVGGGPAGLVAARDLARAGHRVRLCEEHPAVGVPVHCTGLLGADVFGELDLPRASILRTLQAARFHASTGRSVLVESDRIRATVVDRASFDAALAGEAAAAGVRIDTGVRVTSISHAVGGVRATAADGRTVAARACVLACGASYRFNRTLGLGVPRLFMQSAQLELPFPAVQDVQVFLGHEVAPDGFGWLVPFERRGAPYARIGLMCRTRALNRFETLASALAREYGYAGDVPRPRLKVLPLAPVSKTYTDRIVAVGDAAGLVKPTTGGGIYYSLLSGQIAAAVLDRGLREDALEEASLREYESRWRARLGPEIRAGLAFRTLVSRLNDRAIDAVVELASVDGLVPLLRQTADFNWHRTAVLALLKHAGFRKILLSAIWT, from the coding sequence GTGCTGGACGTTTTCGTGGTGGGCGGCGGGCCCGCGGGTCTCGTGGCGGCGCGCGACCTCGCGCGCGCGGGGCACCGCGTGCGCCTCTGCGAGGAACACCCGGCGGTTGGCGTGCCGGTCCACTGCACCGGGCTGCTCGGCGCCGACGTGTTTGGGGAGCTGGACCTGCCGCGCGCGAGCATCCTGCGCACCCTGCAGGCCGCGCGGTTCCACGCGTCGACCGGACGGTCGGTTCTCGTGGAGAGCGACCGGATCAGGGCGACGGTCGTCGATCGCGCCTCGTTCGACGCGGCGCTCGCGGGCGAGGCGGCCGCGGCCGGTGTCCGGATCGACACCGGTGTTCGCGTCACGTCGATCTCGCACGCCGTCGGCGGCGTGCGCGCGACGGCCGCCGACGGGCGTACCGTTGCCGCGCGTGCGTGCGTGCTGGCCTGCGGCGCCAGCTACCGGTTCAACCGGACGCTCGGCCTCGGCGTGCCGCGGCTGTTCATGCAGAGCGCGCAGCTCGAGCTGCCGTTCCCCGCCGTGCAGGACGTGCAGGTGTTTCTCGGCCACGAGGTCGCGCCCGACGGCTTCGGCTGGCTCGTGCCATTCGAGCGGCGCGGCGCGCCGTACGCCCGCATCGGGCTCATGTGCCGGACGCGGGCGTTGAACCGCTTCGAGACGCTCGCCTCCGCGCTGGCTCGGGAGTACGGCTACGCCGGCGACGTCCCGCGCCCGCGTCTCAAGGTGCTGCCGCTTGCGCCGGTGTCGAAGACCTATACCGATCGGATCGTGGCGGTCGGCGACGCGGCGGGCCTGGTGAAGCCCACCACCGGCGGCGGCATCTACTACTCGCTTCTCAGCGGCCAGATCGCGGCCGCGGTGCTCGACCGCGGGTTGCGCGAAGATGCGCTCGAGGAGGCCAGCCTCCGGGAGTACGAGTCGCGGTGGCGCGCGCGGCTCGGGCCGGAAATCCGTGCCGGCCTCGCGTTCCGGACGCTCGTCAGCCGCCTGAACGACCGCGCCATTGACGCCGTCGTCGAGCTGGCGTCGGTCGACGGCCTGGTGCCGTTGCTGCGACAGACCGCCGATTTCAACTGGCATCGCACGGCGGTCCTCGCGCTGCTCAAGCATGCGGGCTTCAGAAAAATCCTCCTCAGCGCCATCTGGACCTGA